In Dioscorea cayenensis subsp. rotundata cultivar TDr96_F1 chromosome 9, TDr96_F1_v2_PseudoChromosome.rev07_lg8_w22 25.fasta, whole genome shotgun sequence, a genomic segment contains:
- the LOC120268409 gene encoding zingipain-1-like, whose protein sequence is MTSLLLLFLSILSLFSFSSSSIPTRSEYEVDLLFEGWLVKHNKSYNKDSFEKSEEKHLIYLAVNSTLFPEWNEEGNENDTYYSFNDAINAVPESIDWRELGAVTPVKYQAGCASCWAFAAVATVEGLNQILTGNLISLSEQQLIDCMYKSCQPGWPIKALLYIKKNGGIDTDMDYKYTATVNQCDKSKENTKVVSIDGYQVVQSNNEYALMKAVAEQPIAAFVSGYEPGIPKISEEFDIYYHKDFLNKMQNDVYLQISLSLPGIFSGYCSTKTDHVVTIVGYGTEGDKDYWIIKNSWSDFWGVAGYMRMERNIKEREGKCGIATQLSRPTKIKQTGDLLGVKAPLGAPSKVS, encoded by the exons ATGACTTCATTGCTCCTCTTGTTCCTTTCCATTCTATCccttttctccttctcttcaTCATCCATCCCTACACGCTCTGAGTATGAAGTCGATCTCCTCTTTGAGGGTTGGCTAGTTAAGCACAATAAGTCCTACAATAAGGACTCTTTCGAGAAAAGCGAAGAG aaacatttaatttatctGGCAGTGAACTCAACACTGTTTCCTGAATGGAATGAAGAAGGCAACGAGAATGATACCTACTATAGTTTTAATGATGCCATCAATGCAGTCCCAGAATCCATTGACTGGAGAGAACTGGGGGCAGTAACTCCCGTTAAATACCAAGCTGGGTGTG CTAGTTGTTGGGCATTCGCCGCGGTTGCAACAGTGGAAGGCCTAAACCAAATTCTCACGGGCAACTTGATATCTTTATCAGAGCAACAACTAATAGATTGTATGTACAAGAGTTGCCAGCCCGGTTGGCCAATAAAAGCCCTTttgtacattaaaaaaaacggTGGAATTGACACCGACATGGATTATAAATATACAGCTACTGTTAACCAATGCGACAAATCAAAA GAAAATACAAAAGTTGTGTCAATTGATGGCTATCAAGTGGTCCAGTCCAACAATGAATACGCATTGATGAAGGCAGTTGCAGAGCAACCTATAGCGGCTTTCGTTAGTGGTTATGAACCGGGAATTCCAAAAATATCAGAAG AGTttgatatatattatcacaAGGATTTTCTAAATAAGATGCAGAAtgatgtttat TTACAAATCAGCTTATCACTTCCT gGAATATTCTCAGGATATTGTAGCACAAAAACAGATCATGTGGTGACAATAGTAGGTTATGGCACTGAGGGTGACAAAGACTATTGgattattaaaaattcatgGTCAGATTTTTGGGGAGTGGCAGGATATATGCGAATGGAGCGCAATATCAAGGAAAGAGAAGGCAAATGCGGCATTGCCACACAACTGTCTCGCcccacaaaaattaaacag ACAGGGGATCTGCTTGGAGTGAAGGCACCCCTAGGCGCTCCTTCAAAGGTGTCCTAA
- the LOC120268410 gene encoding uncharacterized protein LOC120268410, producing MASGSISNLDIVQSSLPFFREENYDRWSAKMKTLFRSQNLWGIVENGVIKEGTDAEKLAISNDDAKTLYLLQQSVEDTIFDLIVRFTSAKEAWEHIQTKNHGSSRIISMRRQTLREKFEVLQMREDERVQQICVKGCKLNEARFNRFVDQPIEKVLYVKGEASTSSGDPQESENWSTNFNRGRGYARGRGKGFRGRGRGYDGGGRGDMNSARENFDASRGYSLGSQNYFQPEQ from the exons ATGGCTTCTGGTTCAATCTCCAATCTTGATATAGTTCAATCTTCTTTACCTTTCTTTAGAGAAGAAAATTATGACAGATGGAGTGCAAAAATGAAAACCCTTTTTAGATCTCAAAATCTATGGGGAATAGTAGAGAACGGTGTGATCAAAGAAGGAACTGATGCTGAGAAGTTGGCCATCAGTAATGATGATGCTAAAACTTTATATCTCCTTCAACAATCTGTGGAAGACACTATTTTTGACCTTATTGTGAGATTCACAAGTGCAAAAGAAGCATGGGAGCACATTCAAACTAAGAATCATGGATCCTCTCGAATTATCTCTATGAGAAGACAAACTCTTAGAGAGAAATTtgaagttttacaaatgagAGAAGATGAAAGAGTTCAACAAATATGTGTCAAAG GTTGCAAGCTTAATGAAGCAAGATTTAACAGATTTGTAGATCAACCAATAGAAAAGGTTCTTTATGTGAAGGGAGAGGCATCTACAAGCAGTGGTGATCCTCAAGAGAGTGAAAATTGGTCAACTAACTTTAATAGAGGAAGAGGATATGCAAGAGGAAGAGGTAAAGGTTTCAGAGGCAGAGGAAGAGGATATGATGGTGGTGGAAGAGGAGATATGAATAGTGCAAGAGAGAATTTTGATGCTTCCAGAGGATATTCTCTTGGTTCTCAGAATTACTTTCAACCAGAACAGTAG